The Prochlorococcus marinus str. MIT 1214 sequence AATATTTACCATCCTCGTCTTCTTTTAAATCTGTAGGTTCTAAATTGGCAGGATTAAATTTTTTCGGATTCATTACTGTTCCAGGGACATGCCTGAAGATCAAAAACTCTTTAGAGGAGAGACGCAAATCATATCCATATGATGAACAACCAAAGCTTAAAACAGGAGATTTTTCTGACTCTGGCTCAAGATGTCTTATTAACTTTTCTTGAAAAGGTTCAAGCATTCCTAATGAAGCCTGTTCAGAAATCCAACGATCGTTTTTTAACATTTAATTGCAGCGTAATTCAGTGATTTGATCAGCCATTTCAATTACTTTAGGAGGGATTGATGGTCCTGTAAGAATAATATCTGTGAATGATGGTCGATTATTTATCATTAGAATTAAATCATTTTCTTCAATGAAACCAAGGCTAATAGCCATTCCTATTTCATCAAGAACTATTTTATCTATTTTTTTTTCGGTTAAACGCACGTTACAAAAATCCCAAAGGTCCTTGATAGCTTTTTCTTCATACTTTCTTTTCAAAGATAAGTGTTCTTCCGATATTTGCTCTGGTAAGCATGTTTCAATTGCTGGTCTTAGCCACTCAAGTCGCCCACAAAGATTTATTGCCCCATTTGGTCCTTGATTGACTCCACCTCTCAAGAATTGAGCTATTAAAACCTGGCTTCCCAACCCTGCAGATCTAAGTGCTTCACTTAGAACAATAGAAAAACTGCCTCTAAAAGTAGAAGTGTGGATTTGAACTTGACCTTGTGTCGCAACTAGTTGTAAAGGCTTTCTAATGGGTATAGGCCTTAGAGAATTCTCTTTTGACGGCGATGAACCCCTCTGTTCAGCAT is a genomic window containing:
- a CDS encoding cob(I)yrinic acid a,c-diamide adenosyltransferase, coding for MNARVSINAEQRGSSPSKENSLRPIPIRKPLQLVATQGQVQIHTSTFRGSFSIVLSEALRSAGLGSQVLIAQFLRGGVNQGPNGAINLCGRLEWLRPAIETCLPEQISEEHLSLKRKYEEKAIKDLWDFCNVRLTEKKIDKIVLDEIGMAISLGFIEENDLILMINNRPSFTDIILTGPSIPPKVIEMADQITELRCN